The proteins below are encoded in one region of Streptomyces sp. NBC_00490:
- a CDS encoding M4 family metallopeptidase — protein sequence MSRIRPVRPVHTLLGSRLATVGMAATAATLLATALSPTAGAADRPTRATAIDNAADVLVAQAAKLGLTAAQDTKVRDVVVDKDGGQHVRYDRTYRGIPVLGGDFVVHLNANGTYRGTDRATRRSIALPSVTPALAAPKAADLAANALRAANLGETLKKLTAKPQLVVDALHGAPKLAWQTNVVAQDALGNPVGRTVLTDAGTGAQIDAWDSIETATGDGKSLYGGTVPLETTLSGSAYQLKDATRGNTYTGDAANKTDLCFLGICISRAPATLFTDADNHWGTGATSDRATAAVDAQYGTDVTWDYYKNVHGRSGIAGDGKGSFNRVHYGNNYNNAFWDDSCFCMTYGDGDGTQLGPLVSLDVAGHEMSHGVTSKTAALTYSGESGGLNEATSDIFGTLVEFYAKNATDGGDYLIGEKIVRSGFGRDALRYMDKPSKDGSSADCWSSTVKDLDVHYSSGVANHFAFLLAEGSGARTVNGVSYNSPTCNGSSVSGIGRDKVGAIWYRALTVYMTSSTNYAGARTATLNAAKDLYGAGSAEYNAVAAAWSAVNVS from the coding sequence ATGAGCCGGATACGTCCCGTTCGCCCTGTCCACACCCTCCTGGGGTCCCGTCTCGCCACGGTCGGCATGGCCGCCACCGCCGCGACCCTCCTGGCCACCGCCCTCTCCCCGACCGCGGGCGCCGCCGACAGGCCGACCCGGGCCACCGCGATCGACAACGCGGCGGACGTGCTCGTGGCGCAGGCCGCGAAGCTGGGCCTCACAGCCGCGCAGGACACGAAGGTCCGGGACGTGGTGGTCGACAAGGACGGCGGGCAGCACGTCCGCTACGACCGTACATACCGCGGAATCCCGGTACTGGGCGGCGACTTCGTGGTCCACCTGAACGCGAACGGGACGTACCGCGGTACCGACAGGGCCACCCGCCGGTCCATCGCCCTGCCCTCGGTCACCCCCGCCCTCGCCGCCCCGAAGGCCGCCGACCTCGCGGCGAACGCACTGCGCGCCGCCAACCTCGGCGAGACGCTCAAGAAGCTGACGGCCAAGCCCCAGCTGGTCGTCGACGCCCTGCACGGCGCCCCGAAGCTGGCCTGGCAGACGAACGTCGTCGCGCAGGACGCGCTCGGCAACCCGGTCGGGCGCACGGTGCTGACCGACGCGGGCACGGGCGCGCAGATCGACGCGTGGGACTCGATCGAGACGGCGACGGGTGACGGGAAGTCGCTGTACGGCGGGACGGTGCCGCTGGAGACGACGCTGTCGGGGTCGGCGTACCAGCTCAAGGACGCGACGCGCGGAAACACGTACACGGGCGACGCGGCGAACAAGACGGACCTCTGCTTCCTGGGCATCTGCATCAGCCGCGCCCCGGCGACGCTCTTCACGGACGCGGACAACCACTGGGGAACGGGGGCGACTTCGGACCGCGCGACGGCGGCCGTGGACGCCCAGTACGGCACCGACGTCACCTGGGACTACTACAAGAACGTCCACGGGCGCAGCGGTATCGCGGGCGACGGCAAGGGCTCGTTCAACCGCGTCCACTACGGCAACAACTACAACAACGCCTTCTGGGACGACAGTTGCTTCTGCATGACGTACGGCGACGGCGACGGGACGCAGCTCGGCCCGCTCGTGTCGCTGGACGTGGCGGGCCACGAGATGTCGCACGGGGTGACGTCGAAGACGGCGGCGCTGACGTACTCGGGTGAGTCGGGCGGCCTGAACGAGGCCACGTCGGACATCTTCGGAACGCTGGTGGAGTTCTACGCGAAGAACGCCACGGACGGCGGGGACTACCTGATCGGCGAGAAGATCGTCCGCTCCGGCTTCGGCCGGGACGCGCTGCGCTACATGGACAAGCCGTCGAAGGACGGGAGCTCGGCGGACTGCTGGAGTTCGACGGTCAAGGACCTGGACGTGCACTACTCGTCCGGCGTCGCGAACCACTTCGCGTTCCTGCTGGCGGAGGGCAGCGGCGCCCGCACGGTGAACGGCGTCAGCTACAACTCGCCGACCTGCAACGGGTCTTCGGTGTCGGGCATCGGCCGGGACAAGGTGGGCGCGATCTGGTACCGGGCGCTGACGGTCTACATGACGTCCTCGACGAACTACGCGGGTGCGCGTACGGCGACGCTGAACGCGGCGAAGGACCTGTACGGGGCCGGGAGCGCGGAGTACAACGCGGTGGCCGCGGCGTGGAGTGCGGTGAACGTGAGCTGA
- a CDS encoding NADPH-dependent FMN reductase, translating into MQITDAPLKVTLVVGSNRHGRFGPVVADWLIDLMRDREDLLPEVVDVAETDLPMSFARTPETTAVLSGISAKLAAADAFVVLTPEYNHSYPAGLKNLIDWHYTEWQTKPVALVSYGGMSGGLRAVEHLRQVFAELHAVTVRDTVSFHNAGASFDDERRLKDPAGPEAAAKTMLDQLVWWGRGLREARELRPYGA; encoded by the coding sequence ATGCAGATCACAGACGCCCCTTTGAAGGTCACCCTCGTCGTCGGCAGCAACCGCCACGGCCGCTTCGGCCCCGTCGTCGCGGACTGGCTCATCGACCTGATGCGCGACCGGGAGGACCTGCTCCCCGAGGTCGTGGACGTCGCGGAGACGGACCTCCCCATGTCCTTCGCCCGCACCCCGGAGACGACGGCCGTCCTCTCCGGGATCTCCGCGAAACTGGCCGCCGCGGACGCCTTCGTCGTCCTCACCCCCGAGTACAACCACTCCTACCCCGCCGGCCTCAAGAACCTCATCGACTGGCACTACACCGAGTGGCAGACCAAGCCCGTCGCGCTCGTCTCCTACGGCGGCATGTCCGGCGGCCTGCGCGCGGTCGAACACCTCCGGCAGGTCTTCGCGGAACTGCACGCGGTGACGGTCCGGGACACGGTGTCCTTCCACAACGCGGGGGCGTCGTTCGACGACGAGAGGCGGCTGAAGGACCCGGCGGGACCGGAGGCGGCGGCGAAGACGATGCTGGACCAGCTGGTGTGGTGGGGGAGGGGGCTGAGGGAGGCGAGGGAGCTGAGGCCGTACGGGGCCTAG
- a CDS encoding class F sortase, with product MRGHRGAGNFVIAAVTVVALCCGAWLLRSGAATHAPPQPSAAEARADRTDARSAPALPPSPPDRIRIPSIRVNAPLTGLGLTPAGSLDVPPAEKENLAGWYEAGTTPGETGTAIVAGHVDNADGPAVFYRLGALKKGSTVEVARRDGTAALFSVDAVEVYDAKDFPDEKVYGAAHRPELRVITCGGGYSRATGYQGNVVVFAHLTGSR from the coding sequence ATGCGCGGACACCGCGGCGCCGGCAACTTCGTCATAGCGGCCGTCACCGTCGTCGCCCTGTGCTGCGGCGCCTGGCTGCTGCGCAGTGGCGCCGCGACCCACGCGCCGCCGCAGCCGTCCGCCGCCGAGGCCCGCGCCGACCGCACCGACGCGCGCTCCGCGCCCGCGCTGCCGCCCTCCCCTCCGGACCGCATCCGCATCCCGTCGATCCGCGTGAACGCCCCCCTGACGGGCCTCGGACTCACCCCGGCCGGCAGCCTCGACGTCCCGCCCGCCGAGAAGGAGAACCTCGCCGGCTGGTACGAGGCCGGCACCACCCCCGGTGAGACGGGCACCGCGATCGTCGCCGGACATGTCGACAACGCCGATGGTCCCGCCGTCTTCTACCGCCTCGGCGCCCTGAAGAAGGGCAGCACCGTCGAGGTGGCCCGGCGCGACGGCACCGCGGCCCTCTTCTCAGTCGACGCCGTCGAGGTGTACGACGCGAAGGACTTCCCCGACGAGAAGGTGTACGGCGCGGCGCACCGGCCCGAGCTGCGGGTGATCACCTGCGGCGGGGGCTACTCACGGGCGACCGGCTATCAGGGCAACGTCGTCGTCTTCGCGCATCTGACCGGCAGCCGCTGA
- a CDS encoding winged helix-turn-helix transcriptional regulator → MARARRPGSYVCGIDAAMDVIGGKWKVLILWALHEKPCRFGELRRELPGVTEKVLAAHLRELEEDGIVHREAYDEVPPRVEYSLTERGETLNEALGPLGDWGKENMLGGVSAAAGQMREDDDVALIAGRP, encoded by the coding sequence ATGGCGAGGGCACGGCGGCCGGGGTCGTACGTCTGCGGGATCGACGCGGCGATGGATGTGATCGGCGGCAAGTGGAAGGTGCTCATCCTCTGGGCGCTGCACGAGAAGCCGTGCCGCTTCGGCGAGCTGCGCCGGGAGCTGCCGGGGGTGACGGAGAAGGTGCTCGCGGCTCATCTGCGGGAGCTGGAGGAGGACGGGATCGTGCACCGGGAGGCGTACGACGAGGTGCCGCCGAGGGTCGAGTACTCCCTGACCGAGCGGGGCGAGACGCTCAACGAGGCGCTGGGGCCGCTGGGGGACTGGGGCAAGGAGAACATGCTCGGTGGTGTGTCAGCGGCTGCCGGTCAGATGCGCGAAGACGACGACGTTGCCCTGATAGCCGGTCGCCCGTGA